The region TTTGCCGACCTGCCAGGCACGTTTGCGGGACTGAAAGTTGACCAACCGTGCCAGGGCGATGCGCATCAGATCGCGCCAGCGTGACGGACGTTGTTCATCCAGCCGGGCGGTGAGTAACCGGTGAAAGAACATATCGAGCCGCGGGCAGTCCCACCAGCCTTCCATGTAACTTTCACCCAGGCCAAGAGAACCCTGTTGTAATACCCGTTTGAAAAAGCGTGAATCGTTAACCTGAATATCCCAGGCTTCGCCGCCATTAATGGTAATGCCGGCCTGATGTAATAATTCCTGCACCATACGCCGCCATTCATTTTTCTCGCTGATATCCTCAACGATGCACACATTACTCATGATGTCTCCTGTAACTAACAGTTAATTCAATTGTTTATCGCTAATGCTGATCACTACTGGGGCACTGTTGTTTCGGATGACATCGTGTTGCCGTCGGCAAAATGACGTATTTCATCAAAAGACGGACAAGCTATTACTAAAAACGGCGAGCGGCCGTGACATAAAAAAAATGTCGCTTCCATGAATTCTTCCTCAATCCATTTGCTGGTTTGAAAAATCGTACAATCACAGCGAATTCGTTCATCAGGTCATGAGCTGGCACCTGCTGAATAGGTGTTGATTATCGGGCAAATCAGACTGGCCTGCGTTACCCTATTGAGACAAACTTCATCGAGTAGAGGCCAGTCTGTCATGTCGCGTTCGTTTGTTTCTTCCCCCCGTTTGCCGGTGGCTGGACAACCCGCGCCGGTATTGCTCACGCTGCCGCGGCCGGTCTACTTTCGCAGCTATCCGCTGGCGAAAGAGACGGAAGTGGCGGAGCACCAGCACCCGTTTGTCGAATTTCTGTATGCGCGGGAAGGGGGGATGCGGGTGGAGATTGAAGGTAAGACGCTGATCGTGCCGGTGCTGTACGGCGTCTGGATTCCGGCGCACGTGCCGCACCGCATTCTGGCGACCAGCGACGTGCTGCTGGAAAGTCTGTACATCGAGCCGGATTACGTGGCTATCGACCACAGCGGTTGCAAGGTGGTGCTGGTCAGCGATTTCATCCGCGAGTTTATCCACTACGCCACCGGTCATGTGCCGGAACAGTACGACCACGAGGGCGATGACGCCAGGCTGGTGCAGGTGCTGACCACATTGTTGCGACAGCTGCCGGATGCCGGGTTTTCGCTGTCGTGGCCGTATTCGTCCACACTGATGCGGGTATGCCGTGATATTCAGCAGACGCCGGATGCGCCTCACGGCATCGAGGAGTGGGCCGCCCGCACCGGGATGTCGGTGCGTACCTTTTCGCGCCGTTTCAAAAAGGAGACCGGGGTGGCGTTCAGCGAGTGGAAGAAACGCCAGCGGCTGCTGGAGTCGGTGGTGATGCTAAAAAACAACCGCAGCGTGACGCAGGTGGCGCTGGAATTGGGGTATGCCAGCACCGCCTCGTTTACCTTCGCATTCCGCCAGATGTTCGGGGTGCCGCCGACGCGCTATTAATTCCCGCTTTTTCGGCCTGCGGTCAGACCGCTGACAAACCCTATGAGTTTAAAATAAAGGGATTTTCCGGTGTTAAAACTGTGCTGAGGTGTGCGACTTCGCCGGGTGAGCGGCATGGATGCCGCGAAAGCTCGTGTCGCGTCGGGAACGCGTCACGGGCGGCCCGAACGGCGAAGGCGAACGCCGAAGGGACCGCGAAGCGGCACAGTTTAGCCCTCAGCCAGTGGTCAAGGAGAGGTGGCGTCTGAACCTCTCCTTGTCGTGCGAGCGATGGAATGGCAG is a window of Dickeya solani IPO 2222 DNA encoding:
- a CDS encoding helix-turn-helix domain-containing protein — its product is MSRSFVSSPRLPVAGQPAPVLLTLPRPVYFRSYPLAKETEVAEHQHPFVEFLYAREGGMRVEIEGKTLIVPVLYGVWIPAHVPHRILATSDVLLESLYIEPDYVAIDHSGCKVVLVSDFIREFIHYATGHVPEQYDHEGDDARLVQVLTTLLRQLPDAGFSLSWPYSSTLMRVCRDIQQTPDAPHGIEEWAARTGMSVRTFSRRFKKETGVAFSEWKKRQRLLESVVMLKNNRSVTQVALELGYASTASFTFAFRQMFGVPPTRY